From the Halomonas meridiana genome, one window contains:
- a CDS encoding NAD(P)(+) transhydrogenase (Re/Si-specific) subunit beta, with the protein MLEQGFVSAAAIAASVLFILSLGGLSNQEKAKRAVWYGIVGMALAVFFTSFGPGIGAYWWLIPMMLIGAGIGAYVAGKVEMTEMPQLVAALHSFVGLAAVFVAWSADLERRRVMAARAAEASLDQFSAFAALVATKAPDELTFLQIEVVLGIFIGAVTFTGSVIAFGKLAGKVDGKPKQLPGGHMLNAGAAVLSLLLAIMYLNGAGFWTLLVIAALAFFIGYHLIMGIGGADMPVVVSMLNSYSGWAAAAIGFTLSNDLLIVTGALVGSSGAILSYIMCKAMNRNFVSVILGGFGGSQGPAAEIEGEQVSIDANGVATALNDADSIIIVPGYGMAVAQAQTAVSDLVRKLRAAGKTVRFGIHPVAGRLPGHMNVLLAEAKVPYDIVLEMDEINDDFATTDVVIVIGSNDIVNPAAEEDPNSPIAGMPVLKVWEAKQVFVSKRGQGTGYSGIENPLFFKENTRMFYGDARDSLNALLPLVD; encoded by the coding sequence ATGTTAGAGCAAGGATTCGTATCTGCCGCGGCGATTGCGGCAAGCGTGCTGTTTATTCTGTCGCTGGGCGGGCTGAGTAATCAGGAAAAGGCCAAGCGAGCCGTGTGGTACGGCATCGTCGGGATGGCGTTGGCGGTGTTTTTCACCTCCTTCGGCCCCGGTATTGGCGCCTACTGGTGGCTGATTCCCATGATGCTGATTGGCGCAGGCATCGGGGCCTACGTGGCGGGCAAGGTCGAAATGACCGAAATGCCTCAGCTCGTGGCCGCGCTGCACAGCTTCGTGGGCTTGGCAGCGGTCTTCGTTGCCTGGAGCGCAGACCTGGAACGCCGCCGGGTGATGGCAGCTCGTGCCGCTGAGGCATCGCTGGACCAGTTCTCCGCCTTTGCGGCGCTGGTGGCGACCAAAGCGCCCGATGAGCTAACGTTCCTACAAATCGAGGTGGTGCTGGGCATCTTTATCGGCGCGGTGACATTCACCGGCTCGGTAATTGCCTTCGGCAAGCTCGCTGGCAAAGTGGATGGCAAGCCAAAGCAGTTGCCCGGCGGCCACATGCTGAATGCCGGTGCGGCGGTGCTTTCGCTGCTGCTGGCGATTATGTACCTCAACGGCGCAGGCTTTTGGACGCTGCTGGTGATTGCGGCGCTGGCGTTCTTTATCGGTTACCACCTGATCATGGGCATCGGCGGGGCGGACATGCCGGTGGTGGTCTCGATGCTGAACAGCTACTCCGGCTGGGCGGCGGCGGCGATTGGTTTCACGCTCTCCAACGACCTGCTGATCGTAACCGGGGCGCTGGTGGGTTCCTCCGGGGCGATTCTCTCTTACATCATGTGTAAGGCGATGAACCGCAACTTCGTCAGCGTGATTTTGGGAGGCTTTGGAGGCTCCCAAGGGCCTGCTGCCGAGATCGAAGGCGAGCAGGTGTCCATCGATGCCAACGGCGTTGCCACGGCACTCAACGATGCCGACAGCATCATCATCGTGCCGGGTTACGGCATGGCGGTGGCGCAGGCGCAAACGGCGGTCAGCGATCTCGTGCGTAAGCTGCGCGCGGCTGGCAAAACCGTTCGCTTTGGGATCCACCCCGTGGCCGGACGCTTGCCAGGGCATATGAACGTACTGCTGGCGGAAGCCAAGGTGCCCTACGATATCGTGCTGGAGATGGATGAGATCAACGACGACTTCGCTACGACCGACGTGGTCATCGTCATCGGCTCCAACGACATCGTGAACCCTGCCGCCGAAGAGGACCCCAACAGCCCCATTGCGGGGATGCCGGTGCTCAAAGTGTGGGAAGCGAAGCAGGTGTTCGTCAGCAAGCGTGGTCAGGGTACCGGGTATTCGGGTATTGAGAACCCGCTGTTCTTTAAAGAGAACACGCGAATGTTCTACGGCGATGCCCGCGATAGCTTGAATGCGCTGCTACCGCTGGTGGATTAA
- the speB gene encoding agmatinase, producing MPSLFGDVISTFMGVPKATDPNATDADVVVSGVPFDLACSGRSGTRMGPNAIRQSTANLIWEGKRWPWDFALEDRLRVCDAGNLDYAYGEPESLVDNLETHAMRWLKAGKKMLTLGGDHYISLPLLRAHAREHGPLALIHFDAHTDTYEQGTRFDHGTIFHHALQEGLVVPEHSLQIGIRTSYDRSNHPYEVLDADWVNDHGPAAVLERIRARVGHHPAYVTLDIDGLDPAFAPGTGTPVCGGMSTDLMLKVMRGMVGMELVGMDLVEVNPAYDHGDITSLAAATLGLEFLYTLAASKKA from the coding sequence ATGCCCAGCCTGTTTGGTGACGTTATCTCCACGTTTATGGGCGTGCCCAAAGCCACCGATCCCAACGCCACCGATGCCGACGTCGTGGTCAGCGGCGTGCCGTTCGACTTGGCGTGCTCTGGCCGTTCTGGCACGCGGATGGGGCCGAACGCCATTCGCCAAAGCACCGCCAACCTGATTTGGGAAGGCAAGCGCTGGCCGTGGGATTTTGCTCTGGAAGATCGCCTACGGGTGTGTGATGCCGGCAACCTGGATTACGCCTATGGCGAGCCTGAAAGCCTGGTGGATAACCTGGAAACCCACGCCATGCGCTGGCTGAAAGCGGGTAAGAAGATGCTGACGCTGGGTGGTGACCACTACATCAGCCTGCCGCTGCTGCGCGCTCACGCCCGTGAGCACGGCCCGCTGGCACTGATTCATTTCGATGCCCATACCGATACCTATGAGCAAGGCACGCGCTTTGACCACGGCACCATTTTCCACCATGCCTTACAGGAAGGCTTGGTCGTGCCGGAGCACTCGCTGCAAATCGGTATTCGCACTAGCTATGACCGGAGCAACCATCCTTACGAAGTACTGGATGCCGATTGGGTGAACGACCACGGCCCGGCGGCGGTGCTGGAGCGGATTCGTGCGCGAGTGGGTCACCACCCCGCGTATGTCACGCTGGATATTGATGGCCTGGACCCCGCCTTCGCACCGGGCACCGGCACGCCGGTATGCGGCGGCATGTCCACCGACCTGATGCTGAAAGTGATGCGCGGCATGGTCGGTATGGAGCTGGTCGGCATGGACTTGGTGGAGGTGAATCCGGCCTACGACCACGGCGATATTACTTCGCTGGCGGCAGCCACGCTGGGATTGGAGTTTCTTTACACGCTCGCGGCCTCCAAAAAGGCGTAG
- a CDS encoding LysR family transcriptional regulator, with the protein MRSLRHFDLNLLLVFEMLMRERHVTRAAEKLHLSQPALSHSLKRLRDALDDPLLVRTEQGLQPTPRAMALLPVVQQALTSLQAGLAPPATFAPATSTRHFTLATTDYFEEVMYPAFLSQLLSYAPGISFSIELITPDVLSDALEQRQVDMVVGLDRQSSLPSGVVQTPWMHEELVCLAAQHNPHVGEALELEAFARQLHVELADISGLLPSRIESCLAQHGLSRRVISKNLNYIAAARVVALTDAIITLPRQMAERFVAMLPVRMVAPPDELPELTMTLIQHSLYANAPANVWLYEELTAFANTVRR; encoded by the coding sequence ATGCGGTCGCTCCGCCACTTTGATCTGAATTTGCTGCTGGTCTTCGAGATGCTCATGCGTGAGCGACACGTCACTCGCGCTGCCGAAAAGCTTCACTTGAGCCAGCCAGCGCTCAGTCATTCGCTCAAACGCCTGCGTGACGCGCTAGACGACCCGCTATTGGTACGCACCGAGCAGGGCCTGCAGCCCACGCCCCGCGCCATGGCGCTGCTCCCCGTAGTGCAACAGGCATTGACGTCGTTACAGGCGGGGTTGGCACCGCCAGCCACCTTTGCCCCCGCGACCAGCACTCGGCACTTTACCCTGGCGACCACCGACTACTTCGAAGAGGTCATGTACCCGGCGTTTCTGAGCCAACTGTTGAGCTATGCCCCCGGGATTAGTTTTTCCATCGAGCTGATTACTCCCGACGTCCTGAGCGACGCGTTAGAGCAGCGCCAAGTAGACATGGTGGTAGGGCTGGATCGCCAGTCATCGCTCCCTAGCGGCGTGGTGCAAACGCCCTGGATGCACGAAGAGCTGGTGTGTCTGGCGGCCCAGCACAATCCGCACGTGGGGGAAGCGCTGGAACTCGAGGCATTTGCCCGCCAGCTCCACGTAGAACTCGCCGATATCAGCGGTCTGCTGCCCAGCCGTATCGAGAGCTGTCTCGCCCAGCACGGATTGAGCCGCCGGGTGATCTCGAAAAACCTCAACTACATCGCCGCCGCACGGGTCGTGGCGCTGACCGACGCGATCATTACCTTGCCTCGCCAAATGGCCGAGCGCTTCGTTGCCATGCTGCCCGTACGCATGGTGGCCCCACCGGACGAACTTCCCGAATTGACCATGACGCTGATCCAGCACAGCCTCTACGCCAATGCGCCTGCCAACGTATGGCTGTACGAAGAACTCACCGCCTTTGCCAACACCGTGCGCCGTTAA
- a CDS encoding pilus assembly protein gives MTDSNWPLIAAGLTPIEGTMYTARDYFLNNTERGSSFGPYQGRRADISIPNINNPDAQQCLVNANIWLTDGLPSVDSSGNSLGNDVSGALASAEAAIKRLYDDTNARLPNPVRTYVVGFNLPPDIANLPNVSDDPLGDLARAGGTERAYFANDEASLNQVMQQVLGNIIAASQSNTSAAVNSDEFGLEDGNLLYTAGFRSEDWSGRLAASEIASDGTRSQRWNAEAELAEQAGNRRLLTYRRLDNGTESGVLLSADNSGLSSAEVRWLQGQTVPELRQRQSLLGDIINANPVYLQGTDNRAALLLAAANDGMLHGFDAKTGRELFGFLPAELTQGDAPAIRSLMQPDYNHRYFMDGTPAVREVNISGGPSAVAVGTMGAGGRTVFALDVSDPTDMRAADVLWEFRHPELGTGVTQPTITQLTDGTWAAIFGNGYNSTGYQASLFVVDLATGELIKQIQTDVGSAEAPNGLATPTVTAWPSYNGARFAYAGDLAGNMWRFSLTGNGDVNQLYQGNDSQPITSAPAVTLSSGSPDTLLISFGTGSYFRNGDIGDRSTQQLIGLRDQVNRSSTITQSDLLLQRITGENSQSGFNRRASTNFAPDSNDVGWRLELPAGERVIAAPSISSSLPRRVRFSTLLPDESDPCGGGRSGFFMSLLADTGGSGGSTTFDFNGDGTPDSDATINGNAITGLQAGTGERLVGVNDGNIERLFVGNPDDPNASPNGDGSITIGFSDDHLGRRSWRQLTGEENDT, from the coding sequence ATGACCGACTCAAACTGGCCGCTTATTGCCGCAGGACTCACCCCTATCGAAGGCACAATGTACACCGCACGAGATTACTTTTTAAACAATACAGAGAGAGGCAGCTCGTTTGGCCCCTACCAGGGGCGTCGTGCAGACATTTCTATTCCCAACATCAATAACCCAGATGCCCAACAGTGTTTAGTAAATGCCAATATTTGGCTGACCGACGGTTTACCCTCGGTAGACAGCTCGGGAAACTCGCTAGGCAACGACGTTAGCGGCGCTTTGGCCAGCGCCGAGGCGGCCATTAAGCGGCTCTACGACGACACCAACGCAAGGCTACCTAACCCGGTGAGAACCTATGTAGTGGGCTTCAATCTTCCCCCCGACATCGCCAACTTACCGAACGTTTCCGATGATCCGCTTGGGGATCTCGCCCGAGCAGGCGGCACCGAGCGCGCCTACTTTGCCAATGATGAGGCATCGCTTAATCAAGTAATGCAGCAAGTGCTGGGCAATATTATCGCCGCGTCTCAGTCCAATACCTCCGCGGCGGTGAATAGCGACGAATTTGGTCTTGAAGATGGCAACCTACTCTATACCGCAGGCTTTCGAAGTGAGGACTGGTCAGGGCGTTTAGCAGCATCGGAGATCGCATCTGATGGCACGCGCAGCCAGCGCTGGAATGCCGAAGCCGAACTGGCCGAGCAAGCGGGCAATCGACGGCTATTGACTTACCGGCGACTGGACAACGGCACTGAAAGCGGCGTTTTGCTCAGCGCTGATAACAGCGGTTTAAGCAGTGCCGAAGTGCGCTGGCTACAAGGACAAACCGTCCCCGAGTTACGGCAACGCCAATCGCTGCTGGGCGATATCATCAATGCCAACCCTGTGTACCTGCAGGGCACCGACAACCGTGCAGCGCTTCTGCTGGCGGCGGCCAACGACGGTATGCTGCACGGCTTCGATGCGAAGACCGGCCGAGAACTGTTTGGTTTTTTACCGGCTGAACTGACCCAAGGCGATGCGCCCGCCATTCGCTCACTGATGCAACCCGACTACAACCACCGCTACTTTATGGATGGCACCCCGGCGGTTCGTGAAGTGAACATCTCCGGTGGCCCTTCTGCCGTGGCCGTCGGCACTATGGGCGCTGGTGGACGGACGGTGTTTGCACTCGATGTGAGCGACCCAACCGATATGAGGGCGGCCGACGTGCTTTGGGAATTTCGCCATCCCGAGCTGGGCACGGGGGTCACTCAACCCACGATCACGCAGCTAACTGATGGCACATGGGCCGCTATTTTTGGCAATGGCTATAACAGCACAGGTTATCAAGCATCTTTGTTCGTGGTGGATCTCGCTACGGGGGAGTTGATCAAGCAGATCCAGACAGACGTCGGCAGTGCGGAGGCACCCAACGGGCTGGCAACGCCAACCGTCACCGCTTGGCCGAGCTATAATGGCGCGCGCTTTGCCTACGCAGGCGACTTGGCGGGCAATATGTGGCGCTTCTCATTAACCGGCAATGGCGACGTTAACCAGCTATATCAAGGCAACGATAGCCAGCCCATCACGTCAGCCCCCGCCGTAACCCTCAGCAGCGGCTCGCCGGATACGCTACTGATCAGTTTCGGCACCGGCAGCTATTTCCGCAACGGCGATATTGGCGATCGTTCGACGCAGCAGCTCATCGGCCTGCGTGACCAAGTGAATCGCAGCTCGACCATTACTCAAAGCGATCTACTGCTCCAACGCATTACGGGTGAAAACTCACAGAGTGGCTTTAACCGCCGCGCCAGTACCAACTTCGCCCCTGACAGTAACGACGTGGGCTGGCGCTTGGAGCTGCCTGCCGGAGAGCGCGTCATTGCCGCCCCGTCGATCTCCAGTAGCCTCCCGCGGCGGGTGCGCTTCTCGACGCTGCTTCCTGACGAATCCGACCCCTGCGGCGGTGGGCGTAGCGGGTTCTTTATGTCGCTACTGGCCGACACCGGCGGCAGCGGCGGCTCGACCACGTTCGACTTCAATGGAGACGGTACGCCCGATAGCGACGCTACGATCAACGGCAATGCCATTACCGGCCTTCAGGCAGGCACCGGCGAGCGTTTGGTGGGCGTGAACGATGGCAACATCGAGCGCCTCTTCGTCGGCAACCCGGATGACCCAAACGCCTCACCGAATGGCGATGGCTCCATCACGATTGGTTTTAGCGACGACCATCTGGGGCGGCGCTCCTGGCGGCAGTTAACTGGGGAAGAGAACGACACCTGA
- a CDS encoding Re/Si-specific NAD(P)(+) transhydrogenase subunit alpha, protein MKIGAPKESARGEARVALTPESAKHLQKLGHECLIETGAGLAAGFNDDTYRDAGVTVIESADALWRDAEVVIKVREPSDEEAKRLRKGQTLIAFFWPAQNEALLETCKAQGATVIAMDMVPRISRAQKMDALSSMANIAGYRAVIEAGNNFGRFFTGQVTAAGKVPPAKVLVIGAGVAGLAAIGTATSLGAVVRAFDVRPEVSEQIESMGAEFLFLDFEDSQDGSESGGYAAPSSPEFREKQLACFREQAPDVDIVITTALIPGKPAPKLWLEDMVAAMKPGSVIVDLAAEKGGNCDLTQPDERVVSDNGVVVIGYTDFPSRMATQASLLYATNIRHMLTDLTPEKDGVIHHNMDDDVIRGATVTHQGEVTFPPPPPKVKAIGAAKPKKKEKEPTPEEKKAAELATFKAQTKRQVTMLAVGGALMLLLGLVAPASFMQHFIVFVLACFIGFQVIWKVSHSLHTPLMAVTNAISGIIVLGAILQIGSGSAVVSVLAGISVLIASINIVGGFLVTRRMLAMFQKS, encoded by the coding sequence GTGAAAATAGGCGCACCAAAAGAGAGTGCCCGGGGAGAAGCGCGGGTCGCGCTGACCCCCGAGAGCGCAAAGCATCTTCAAAAGCTGGGCCATGAGTGCCTCATCGAAACGGGGGCGGGCTTGGCCGCCGGGTTCAATGACGACACCTATCGCGATGCTGGCGTCACCGTGATCGAGAGCGCCGATGCGCTGTGGCGCGATGCAGAGGTGGTGATTAAAGTTCGCGAGCCCTCTGATGAAGAGGCCAAGCGGCTACGCAAAGGCCAAACGCTGATCGCCTTCTTCTGGCCAGCCCAAAACGAAGCGTTGCTGGAAACCTGCAAAGCCCAGGGTGCCACCGTCATCGCGATGGACATGGTGCCGCGTATTTCTCGGGCGCAGAAGATGGATGCGCTTTCCTCCATGGCCAACATCGCGGGTTACCGGGCCGTAATCGAGGCGGGCAATAACTTTGGCCGCTTCTTCACCGGTCAGGTGACGGCGGCGGGCAAGGTGCCGCCTGCGAAAGTACTGGTGATCGGTGCTGGGGTGGCGGGCTTGGCGGCGATTGGCACGGCGACGAGCCTAGGCGCCGTAGTGCGCGCTTTTGACGTGCGCCCTGAGGTTTCCGAGCAGATCGAATCCATGGGCGCCGAGTTCCTGTTCCTCGATTTCGAGGATAGCCAGGACGGCTCCGAGAGCGGTGGCTACGCGGCCCCTTCGAGCCCTGAGTTCCGCGAAAAGCAGCTCGCGTGCTTCCGCGAACAGGCTCCAGACGTGGATATCGTGATTACCACGGCACTGATTCCCGGCAAGCCCGCGCCCAAGCTCTGGCTGGAAGATATGGTCGCCGCCATGAAACCCGGTTCGGTGATCGTGGATTTGGCCGCCGAGAAGGGCGGTAATTGCGACCTGACGCAGCCCGACGAGCGCGTGGTGAGCGATAACGGCGTGGTGGTGATTGGCTACACCGACTTCCCCTCGCGCATGGCGACGCAAGCGTCACTGCTTTACGCCACCAATATTCGCCACATGCTCACCGATCTCACCCCGGAGAAAGACGGCGTGATCCATCACAACATGGATGACGACGTGATTCGTGGGGCCACGGTGACGCACCAAGGGGAAGTCACCTTCCCACCGCCGCCGCCGAAGGTGAAAGCCATTGGCGCGGCCAAGCCGAAGAAAAAAGAGAAAGAGCCCACGCCCGAAGAGAAGAAAGCCGCCGAACTGGCCACCTTCAAGGCGCAAACCAAGCGCCAGGTCACCATGCTGGCCGTAGGGGGCGCGCTCATGCTGTTGTTGGGACTTGTGGCGCCTGCTTCGTTCATGCAGCACTTTATCGTCTTCGTATTGGCCTGCTTCATTGGCTTCCAGGTGATTTGGAAAGTGAGCCATTCACTGCACACCCCGCTGATGGCGGTGACCAACGCCATTTCCGGCATCATTGTTCTGGGGGCGATCCTGCAGATTGGCTCGGGCAGTGCGGTGGTGAGCGTGCTGGCGGGTATTTCCGTACTGATCGCGTCTATCAATATCGTGGGTGGCTTCCTGGTGACACGCCGGATGCTGGCCATGTTCCAAAAATCCTAA